Proteins encoded by one window of Polaribacter haliotis:
- the rpsF gene encoding 30S ribosomal protein S6, with the protein MNHYETVFILNPVLSDTQIKETVQKFEDYLVSKGAEIIAKEDWGLKKLAYPIQKKKSGFYHLIDFKISGEEITAFELEFRRDDSVMRYLTVRLDKHAEAWAEKRRERVKSTKK; encoded by the coding sequence ATGAATCATTACGAAACTGTTTTCATTTTGAATCCCGTTTTATCTGATACTCAGATAAAGGAGACAGTACAAAAGTTCGAAGATTATTTAGTTTCTAAAGGAGCTGAAATAATCGCAAAAGAAGATTGGGGCTTAAAGAAATTAGCTTATCCAATTCAAAAGAAAAAAAGTGGTTTTTATCACTTAATTGACTTTAAAATTTCTGGAGAAGAAATTACTGCGTTTGAATTAGAGTTTAGAAGAGACGATAGCGTTATGCGTTATTTAACTGTAAGACTAGACAAACATGCAGAAGCTTGGGCAGAAAAAAGAAGAGAACGTGTTAAATCTACAAAAAAATAA
- the rpsR gene encoding 30S ribosomal protein S18: MATIEQQAKGGKSADVRYLTPLDIDTKKEAKYCRFKKKGIKYIDYKDADFLMYLVNEQGKILPRRLTGTSLKYQRKVAQAIKRCRHLALMPYVGDLLK, translated from the coding sequence ATGGCTACAATAGAACAACAAGCAAAAGGTGGTAAATCTGCTGACGTTAGATATTTAACGCCTTTAGATATAGACACTAAAAAAGAAGCAAAATACTGTAGATTTAAGAAAAAAGGTATCAAGTATATCGATTATAAAGATGCAGATTTCTTAATGTATTTAGTAAACGAACAAGGTAAAATTTTACCAAGACGTTTAACAGGAACATCATTAAAATATCAACGTAAAGTAGCGCAGGCAATCAAAAGATGTCGTCATTTAGCGTTAATGCCTTATGTTGGAGATTTACTAAAATAA
- a CDS encoding SIR2 family NAD-dependent protein deacylase: protein MKKIVVLTGAGISAESGINTFRDADGLWEGHDVMEVATPEGFAKNPELVLEFYNQRRKQLLEVSPNRAHSNLVELENNFHVEIITQNVDDLHERAGSKNVTHLHGELLKVRSSINENAILEWKKDLVLGDLCGNKSQLRPHIVWFGEMVPMLDKAVEITQTADILIIIGTSMQVYPAASLVNYVKPYTPIYFIDPKPSVSKNAFNNLTIIKDVASSGTDELLKILITK, encoded by the coding sequence ATGAAAAAAATAGTTGTTTTAACTGGTGCAGGAATTTCTGCAGAAAGTGGCATTAATACTTTTAGAGATGCTGATGGTTTGTGGGAAGGACATGATGTTATGGAAGTTGCAACTCCAGAAGGTTTTGCCAAAAATCCTGAATTGGTTTTAGAATTTTACAACCAGCGTAGAAAACAATTATTGGAAGTTTCTCCAAATAGAGCACATTCTAACTTGGTTGAATTAGAAAACAATTTTCATGTTGAAATAATTACACAAAATGTAGATGATTTACACGAAAGAGCTGGAAGTAAAAATGTTACGCATTTGCATGGGGAATTATTAAAAGTAAGAAGTTCTATAAATGAAAATGCTATTTTAGAATGGAAAAAGGATTTAGTTTTGGGTGATTTATGTGGAAATAAAAGTCAATTAAGACCACATATTGTTTGGTTTGGAGAAATGGTACCCATGTTAGATAAAGCTGTAGAAATTACCCAAACTGCAGATATTTTAATAATTATTGGTACTTCTATGCAAGTGTATCCTGCAGCAAGTTTAGTGAACTATGTAAAACCCTATACTCCAATTTATTTTATAGATCCTAAACCTTCTGTTTCTAAAAACGCTTTTAATAATCTAACTATTATTAAAGATGTTGCTAGTTCTGGAACAGATGAATTGTTGAAAATTTTAATTACAAAGTAA
- the rplI gene encoding 50S ribosomal protein L9, with protein sequence MELILRQDVENLGFKDDVVDVKNGYGRNFLIPTGQAVLATSSAKKVLAENLKQRAYKEAKIIEDANKIAEEIKGYEIKIASKTGSGDKLFGSVNNIDLAAAIEKAGTEIDKKFIKVVGGSVKRLGKYEASVRLHRAVVADITFEVVSE encoded by the coding sequence ATGGAATTGATATTAAGACAAGACGTAGAAAACTTAGGATTTAAAGACGATGTTGTAGACGTTAAAAACGGATATGGTAGAAACTTTTTAATCCCAACAGGGCAAGCTGTTTTAGCTACTTCATCTGCAAAAAAAGTTTTAGCAGAGAATTTAAAACAAAGAGCTTATAAAGAAGCAAAAATAATTGAAGATGCTAATAAAATAGCAGAAGAAATTAAAGGATACGAAATTAAAATTGCATCTAAAACTGGTTCAGGAGACAAATTATTTGGTTCTGTAAACAATATAGATTTAGCAGCAGCAATAGAAAAAGCAGGAACAGAAATTGACAAGAAATTTATTAAAGTTGTTGGTGGTTCTGTTAAAAGATTAGGTAAATACGAAGCTTCTGTAAGATTACACAGAGCAGTTGTAGCAGACATTACTTTTGAAGTTGTTTCTGAATAA
- a CDS encoding DUF6495 family protein: protein MKYRQLTKEQFENLHEEFARFLASQSIDVKEWNQIKAEKPEVAEEEMNVFSDVVWDDVLTKVKYVEHFSETSANLFKCEDEEIHRIAIKINWDINLLEQKGFEWLMQNPMDNSVEIFKGSKPYNNERNSEIFDLIEKGSSISQGEIFEYINQLIS, encoded by the coding sequence ATGAAATACAGACAACTCACCAAAGAACAATTCGAAAATTTACACGAAGAATTTGCACGTTTTTTAGCATCACAAAGTATCGATGTAAAAGAATGGAACCAGATTAAGGCAGAAAAGCCAGAAGTTGCAGAAGAAGAAATGAATGTTTTTTCTGATGTTGTTTGGGACGACGTTTTAACCAAAGTAAAATATGTAGAACATTTCTCAGAAACTTCTGCGAATCTTTTTAAATGCGAAGACGAAGAAATTCATAGAATTGCTATCAAAATAAATTGGGATATCAATTTATTAGAACAAAAGGGATTTGAGTGGTTAATGCAAAACCCTATGGATAATTCTGTGGAGATATTTAAAGGATCAAAACCTTATAATAACGAGAGAAATTCAGAGATTTTCGATTTAATAGAAAAAGGAAGCTCTATCTCTCAAGGAGAAATTTTCGAGTATATTAATCAGTTGATTTCGTAA